The Sulfurimonas hydrogeniphila genome includes a window with the following:
- the tkt gene encoding transketolase, which translates to MNENAMRQKMANTIRFLAADMVQKANSGHPGAPMGLADIAVVLSEHLKHNPKNPSWLNRDRLVFSGGHATGLIYSLYYLWGYGLTLDDLKQFRQLDSKTPGHPEYGHTEGIEITTGPLGQGIANAVGFSMASKYVGAQVNSDTAKLIDHTVYCLCGDGDLEEGISYEACSLAGHNKLDNLILIYDSNRITIEGNTDLSISEDIRARFESQCWEVLECNGHDYDEIDATIAQAKKADRPVLIIANTIIAKGAGPLEGSHHAHGAPLGEDVIADAKRGAGFDPEKKFFVPEDVMVRFRCAVEAGDLAEREWIHSLKTAPLMEQNEALEALLNHDFSRIQWPVFEKADATRNTNGKILNAIAKAIPGFIGGSADLSPSNKTYLNDMGVFPKGKNIYFGIREHAMAAIANAMALYGPLMPFTSTFFVFSDYLKPAARIAALTGIQQFFVWTHDSIGVGEDGPTHEPIEHLSQFRALPNFYVWRPADGAENVAAWKTALTMKKSPSAFVCSRQGLAIVPAPVKGEISRGGYLLASDENASLTLIASGSEVELALKTKEALNEKGLFVNVVSVPCYDLFIEQDQDYIDEIILPDTKKVAIEAARGLEWYRLADEVIGMDTFGASAPAKELFEKFGFTVDAILEKIK; encoded by the coding sequence ATGAATGAAAATGCAATGCGTCAAAAGATGGCGAATACGATAAGATTTTTAGCAGCAGATATGGTACAAAAGGCAAATTCGGGTCATCCGGGCGCACCAATGGGACTGGCCGATATTGCAGTGGTTTTGAGTGAACATCTCAAGCATAACCCTAAAAATCCTTCATGGCTGAACCGTGACAGACTTGTCTTTTCAGGCGGGCATGCAACAGGGCTTATCTACTCCCTCTATTATCTTTGGGGATATGGCTTGACGCTTGATGATTTAAAGCAGTTTCGTCAGCTTGATTCAAAAACACCGGGACATCCTGAATACGGACACACTGAAGGCATAGAAATCACAACCGGTCCGCTGGGGCAGGGAATCGCCAATGCGGTAGGTTTTTCTATGGCATCAAAATATGTCGGTGCACAGGTGAATTCGGATACAGCGAAACTGATTGATCACACTGTCTACTGTCTGTGCGGAGACGGTGACCTGGAAGAGGGTATCTCTTATGAGGCATGCTCTCTTGCCGGACACAACAAACTCGACAATCTTATTCTTATTTATGACTCAAACCGTATAACTATTGAGGGTAATACTGACTTAAGTATCAGTGAAGATATCCGAGCACGTTTTGAATCGCAGTGCTGGGAAGTACTTGAGTGTAACGGGCATGACTATGATGAGATAGACGCAACAATTGCTCAGGCAAAAAAAGCAGACAGACCGGTCCTTATCATTGCAAATACTATTATAGCCAAGGGAGCAGGTCCTCTTGAAGGTTCTCATCATGCTCACGGGGCACCGCTTGGTGAAGATGTGATTGCAGATGCCAAAAGAGGTGCAGGATTTGATCCGGAGAAGAAATTCTTTGTGCCTGAGGATGTGATGGTACGTTTTCGATGTGCCGTTGAAGCGGGTGATCTGGCAGAACGCGAGTGGATACATTCGCTTAAAACTGCTCCTTTAATGGAACAGAATGAAGCACTTGAGGCACTCCTGAATCATGACTTTTCAAGAATACAATGGCCGGTTTTTGAAAAAGCCGATGCAACAAGAAATACAAACGGAAAAATTCTCAATGCCATAGCCAAAGCGATTCCCGGTTTTATCGGCGGTTCGGCGGATTTAAGTCCTTCAAACAAAACATATTTGAATGATATGGGTGTTTTTCCAAAAGGAAAAAATATCTATTTTGGTATTCGAGAGCATGCGATGGCGGCTATTGCCAATGCAATGGCATTGTATGGTCCGCTCATGCCGTTTACTTCAACGTTCTTTGTATTTTCGGACTACCTCAAGCCTGCTGCAAGGATTGCGGCACTGACAGGCATTCAGCAGTTCTTTGTATGGACGCATGACAGTATCGGTGTTGGAGAAGACGGCCCGACACATGAACCGATCGAGCATCTTTCACAGTTCCGTGCCCTGCCGAACTTTTATGTGTGGCGTCCGGCTGACGGTGCTGAAAATGTTGCAGCATGGAAAACAGCACTGACAATGAAAAAATCTCCGTCTGCTTTTGTATGTTCCCGCCAGGGTCTCGCTATTGTCCCTGCTCCGGTAAAAGGTGAAATAAGCCGCGGAGGGTATCTGCTGGCAAGTGATGAAAATGCTTCGCTGACGCTTATTGCTTCAGGAAGCGAAGTGGAACTGGCACTCAAAACAAAAGAGGCACTGAATGAAAAAGGTCTTTTTGTCAATGTTGTTTCTGTTCCGTGCTATGATTTGTTTATAGAACAGGATCAGGACTATATTGATGAAATTATTCTTCCAGATACAAAAAAAGTAGCCATTGAAGCGGCGCGCGGACTGGAGTGGTACCGTTTGGCGGATGAAGTCATCGGCATGGATACTTTTGGCGCATCAGCACCGGCAAAAGAACTGTTTGAGAAATTTGGTT